One part of the Brevundimonas subvibrioides ATCC 15264 genome encodes these proteins:
- the tgt gene encoding tRNA guanosine(34) transglycosylase Tgt has protein sequence MPFPFTLTATEGRARTGVLTTPRGDIRTPAFMPVGTAATVKAMSVDQVKATGADIILGNTYHLMLRPGPERMERLGGLHAFMGWDKPILTDSGGFQVMSLAGISKVKEEAVTFSSHIDGSKHILSPERSIEIQADRIGADISMQLDECVAWPAEEPRARAAMELSARWAARSKAAFGTRETQGLFGIQQGSTFENLRRESSERLIDIGFDGYAIGGLAVGEGHQAMCEVLDYAPDMLPADRPRYLMGVGKPVDLVEAVWRGVDMFDCVLPTRAGRHGQAWTWDGPINLKNARFAEDRTPLDPTIDCPASSQTSKAYLHHLIRADEILGKTLLSWHNIAFYQAVTAAMREAIAHGRFEAWRKDFHARHVSN, from the coding sequence GTGCCTTTCCCCTTTACCCTGACCGCGACCGAGGGACGCGCCCGCACCGGCGTCCTGACGACGCCGCGCGGCGACATCCGCACCCCCGCCTTCATGCCCGTGGGCACGGCCGCGACGGTCAAGGCGATGAGCGTGGACCAGGTCAAGGCGACCGGGGCCGACATCATCCTGGGCAATACCTATCACCTGATGCTGCGCCCGGGGCCCGAGCGGATGGAGCGGCTGGGCGGGCTGCACGCCTTCATGGGGTGGGACAAGCCGATCCTGACCGATTCGGGCGGGTTCCAGGTCATGTCCCTGGCCGGCATCTCGAAGGTGAAGGAGGAGGCGGTGACTTTCTCCAGCCACATCGACGGATCCAAGCACATCCTGTCGCCGGAGCGGTCGATCGAGATCCAGGCCGACCGGATCGGGGCCGACATCTCCATGCAGCTGGACGAATGCGTCGCCTGGCCCGCCGAGGAACCTCGCGCCCGGGCGGCGATGGAGCTCAGCGCCCGCTGGGCCGCGCGGTCCAAGGCCGCGTTCGGCACGCGCGAGACCCAGGGGCTGTTCGGCATCCAGCAGGGGTCGACGTTCGAAAACCTCCGGCGTGAATCCTCCGAGCGGCTGATCGACATCGGCTTCGACGGCTATGCCATCGGCGGCCTGGCGGTGGGCGAGGGGCATCAGGCGATGTGCGAGGTGCTGGACTATGCGCCCGACATGCTGCCCGCCGACCGGCCGCGCTATCTGATGGGGGTGGGCAAGCCGGTGGATCTGGTCGAGGCGGTCTGGCGCGGCGTCGACATGTTCGACTGCGTCCTTCCGACGCGGGCGGGTCGCCACGGGCAGGCCTGGACCTGGGACGGGCCGATCAACCTGAAGAACGCCCGCTTCGCCGAGGACCGCACGCCGCTGGACCCCACCATCGACTGCCCGGCGTCGTCGCAGACGTCGAAAGCCTATCTGCACCACCTGATCCGGGCCGACGAGATTCTCGGCAAGACCCTGCTGAGCTGGCACAATATCGCCTTCTACCAGGCCGTGACGGCGGCCATGCGCGAGGCGATCGCCCACGGACGGTTCGAGGCGTGGCGCAAGGACTTCCACGCCCGGCACGTGTCGAACTAG
- a CDS encoding AtpZ/AtpI family protein, protein MRGRAGVKPIKSMSQPTESREEGIKRLTESASALEARSAAAVSHEAAGQAAAGQAWRIIADLFGGVFVGFALGFVGYRFLGLGAWGLIGGVLLGFAVSVWMAWRTAQRLMAEAKASGVEPKSVPFDDDEED, encoded by the coding sequence ATGCGTGGCCGGGCCGGGGTCAAACCCATAAAGTCCATGTCCCAGCCTACGGAATCGCGCGAAGAGGGGATCAAACGCCTCACCGAAAGCGCTTCCGCCCTGGAAGCGCGCAGTGCCGCGGCGGTTTCGCATGAAGCCGCGGGCCAGGCGGCGGCCGGTCAGGCGTGGCGGATCATCGCCGACCTGTTCGGCGGCGTGTTCGTGGGTTTTGCCCTCGGGTTCGTGGGCTATCGGTTCCTGGGTCTCGGGGCCTGGGGTTTGATCGGCGGCGTCCTGCTGGGCTTCGCCGTTTCGGTTTGGATGGCCTGGCGGACGGCTCAGCGCCTGATGGCCGAGGCGAAAGCAAGCGGAGTGGAGCCGAAGTCGGTCCCCTTCGACGACGATGAGGAAGACTAA
- a CDS encoding F0F1 ATP synthase subunit A, producing the protein MADPLHQFQIVPLVDFGQVTLPVFGVQQLAFTNSHLAMTLAFLVVVAFLQLATAGATIVPGRRQAVGETLFGMIDGVTSSIIGHEGKKFFPFVFTIFTLILAMNLLGMFLTFTATSQLAVTATFALITILMVIGIGIVRHGLGFFLLFWPTSAPLAIRPVVGLIEFLSFLLRPITLALRLFGNMLGGHIALKIFAGFVVSMGAVALAGGIGLLGLPVAALSLGMVVALTALEFLVAFLQAFVFAVLTSIYLNDVVNLGHGH; encoded by the coding sequence ATGGCTGATCCGCTTCACCAGTTCCAGATCGTACCCCTGGTCGACTTCGGCCAGGTGACCCTGCCCGTGTTCGGCGTGCAGCAGCTGGCCTTCACCAATTCGCACCTGGCCATGACCCTGGCCTTCCTCGTGGTCGTCGCCTTCCTGCAGCTGGCCACCGCCGGTGCCACCATCGTGCCGGGACGGCGTCAGGCCGTGGGCGAGACCCTGTTCGGCATGATCGACGGCGTGACCTCCTCGATCATCGGCCACGAGGGCAAGAAGTTCTTCCCTTTCGTCTTCACCATCTTCACCCTGATCCTGGCCATGAACCTGCTCGGCATGTTCCTGACCTTCACCGCGACGTCGCAGCTGGCGGTCACCGCCACCTTCGCCCTGATCACCATCCTGATGGTCATCGGCATCGGCATCGTGCGGCACGGCCTGGGCTTCTTCCTGCTGTTCTGGCCGACCAGCGCGCCGCTGGCGATCCGCCCGGTGGTGGGACTGATCGAGTTCCTGTCCTTCCTGCTGCGGCCCATCACCTTGGCGCTGCGTCTGTTCGGCAACATGCTGGGCGGCCACATCGCCCTGAAGATCTTCGCCGGCTTCGTGGTGTCCATGGGCGCCGTCGCCCTGGCCGGCGGCATCGGCCTTCTGGGCCTCCCGGTCGCCGCCCTGTCGCTCGGCATGGTCGTCGCCCTGACCGCCCTCGAGTTTCTCGTGGCCTTCCTCCAGGCCTTCGTTTTCGCCGTTCTGACCAGCATCTATCTCAATGATGTGGTCAACCTGGGCCACGGCCACTGA
- a CDS encoding F0F1 ATP synthase subunit C, with protein sequence MEAESFKYFGIGLATLGMLGSAIGVGNIFGNFLAGALRNPSAAAGQVGNLFVGAALVEALGILAFVLGILAWLG encoded by the coding sequence ATGGAAGCCGAATCCTTCAAGTATTTCGGTATCGGCCTCGCCACCCTCGGAATGCTCGGTTCCGCGATCGGCGTGGGCAATATCTTCGGCAACTTCCTGGCGGGCGCCCTGCGCAACCCGTCGGCCGCCGCCGGCCAGGTCGGTAACCTGTTCGTGGGCGCGGCCCTGGTCGAAGCCCTGGGCATCCTGGCCTTCGTGCTCGGCATCCTGGCCTGGCTGGGCTAA
- a CDS encoding ATP synthase F0 subunit B': MNTVSPPSAQVESHLPHDASATTEHGVATAEAEHGGGGLPQFESQHWVGQIGYLLILFVILYILISKVFAPRMRRVFDERETTIATAVSTARQVQAEAAGQAEAAKAEVEKARADARAASVAAKARVTEEANRRAAEEEAVVNARIAEAETAIGKTRDAAMTNVAAIAADTASAIVERLTGKAPTAAEATAAVKGAA, translated from the coding sequence ATGAACACCGTCTCCCCTCCGTCCGCCCAGGTCGAATCCCACTTGCCGCACGACGCTTCGGCGACGACGGAGCATGGCGTCGCGACCGCCGAGGCCGAACACGGCGGCGGCGGCTTGCCGCAATTCGAATCCCAGCACTGGGTCGGCCAGATCGGCTATCTGCTGATCCTGTTCGTCATCCTTTACATTCTGATCTCGAAGGTCTTCGCCCCGCGCATGCGCCGCGTGTTCGACGAGCGCGAGACCACGATCGCCACCGCCGTCTCGACCGCCCGTCAGGTCCAGGCCGAGGCCGCCGGCCAGGCCGAAGCCGCCAAGGCCGAGGTCGAGAAGGCCCGGGCCGACGCCCGCGCCGCCTCCGTCGCCGCCAAGGCGCGCGTGACCGAGGAAGCCAACCGCCGCGCCGCCGAGGAAGAAGCCGTCGTCAACGCCCGCATCGCCGAGGCCGAGACCGCCATCGGCAAGACCCGTGACGCCGCCATGACCAATGTCGCGGCCATCGCCGCCGACACCGCATCCGCCATCGTCGAACGCCTGACCGGAAAGGCCCCCACGGCCGCCGAGGCGACCGCCGCGGTCAAGGGAGCCGCCTGA
- a CDS encoding F0F1 ATP synthase subunit B produces MPAFLTSHFYNLSEPELWVGIGLLIFIGIAIAAGVPKLVAGTLDARAAKIQSELDEAQRLRAEAEALLAQIRAEKAAADIQAREMLAAAEADARIMEAEAKVRLEETLARRQALAERRIASAEAQASAEVKAAAADVAAQAAETILAARLQTQKSDPLLDAAIGQIGTRLN; encoded by the coding sequence ATGCCCGCCTTCCTGACGAGCCATTTCTACAACCTCTCCGAGCCCGAGCTGTGGGTCGGCATCGGCCTGCTGATCTTCATCGGCATCGCCATCGCCGCCGGCGTGCCCAAGCTGGTCGCCGGGACGCTCGACGCCAGGGCTGCCAAGATCCAGTCCGAGCTCGACGAGGCCCAGCGCCTGCGCGCCGAGGCCGAGGCCCTGCTGGCCCAGATCCGCGCCGAGAAGGCCGCCGCCGACATCCAGGCGCGCGAGATGCTCGCCGCCGCCGAGGCCGACGCCCGCATCATGGAGGCCGAGGCCAAGGTCCGGCTCGAGGAAACCCTGGCCCGCCGCCAGGCCCTGGCCGAGCGCCGCATCGCCTCCGCCGAAGCCCAGGCCTCGGCCGAGGTCAAGGCCGCTGCCGCCGACGTCGCCGCCCAGGCCGCCGAGACCATCTTGGCCGCCCGTCTGCAGACCCAGAAGTCCGACCCCCTGCTCGACGCCGCCATCGGCCAGATCGGCACCCGCCTGAACTAG
- a CDS encoding NADAR family protein — protein MAVSTIITEADLPLAASFEGFHPFIKGVFSQWHPTPFAIDGLSFHTAEQWMMFAKARLFADDQQADLILATPDPATQKRLGQRVQNFDQATWDASKINIVYAGNRAKFEQNEGAYRQLKSTSGLMLVEANPRDWIWGAGLAIDDPCLSQPQEWRGVNLLGRILTKVRSDLS, from the coding sequence ATGGCCGTGTCCACGATCATTACGGAAGCCGACCTGCCTCTGGCCGCCTCTTTTGAGGGTTTTCACCCCTTCATCAAGGGCGTGTTTAGCCAGTGGCATCCCACCCCGTTCGCAATCGACGGACTGAGCTTCCACACAGCTGAGCAATGGATGATGTTTGCAAAGGCCCGCCTTTTTGCAGACGACCAGCAAGCCGATTTGATCCTCGCTACACCTGACCCGGCAACGCAAAAGCGGCTAGGCCAACGTGTCCAGAACTTCGATCAAGCGACCTGGGACGCCTCAAAGATCAACATCGTCTACGCTGGAAATCGCGCCAAGTTCGAACAGAACGAGGGTGCCTATCGGCAACTCAAGTCGACCAGCGGGTTGATGCTCGTGGAAGCCAATCCCCGTGACTGGATTTGGGGAGCGGGGCTCGCGATTGATGATCCTTGCTTGAGCCAGCCGCAGGAATGGCGTGGGGTAAATCTGTTGGGCCGTATCCTCACAAAGGTCCGCAGCGACCTAAGCTGA